In Burkholderia sp. HI2500, the following are encoded in one genomic region:
- a CDS encoding ogr/Delta-like zinc finger family protein → MRILNRCPHCRTRATARSSREMSLTFREITFQCANPECGHTYVVNMEFARTLSPSAVPNLALQLPLSPHVRERLAAQLELPV, encoded by the coding sequence ATGCGAATCCTGAACCGTTGCCCGCACTGCCGCACCCGCGCCACCGCGCGCAGCAGCCGCGAAATGTCGCTGACGTTCCGCGAAATCACTTTCCAGTGCGCGAATCCGGAGTGCGGCCACACGTACGTCGTCAACATGGAATTCGCCCGCACGCTGTCGCCGTCCGCCGTCCCGAACCTCGCGTTGCAGTTGCCGCTTTCGCCGCACGTCCGCGAACGCCTGGCCGCGCAACTCGAGCTGCCGGTCTGA
- a CDS encoding transcriptional regulator, whose product MGGVARRSQSAYESDERSPDASYLLAVREIGVDIGYVLTGERSTAGEPASEAGGRDADEADVLAMYRQLNDAGKASLHAFLASCISTGAMVQATPARRAKRLPENRRAALDQRTAENVERAMAEVERLKSERAAKQPKK is encoded by the coding sequence GTGGGCGGTGTCGCGAGGCGCTCGCAGTCGGCGTACGAGTCGGATGAGCGCTCTCCCGACGCGTCCTATCTGCTGGCCGTTCGCGAGATCGGTGTCGATATCGGCTACGTGCTGACCGGCGAACGGTCCACGGCAGGCGAACCGGCGTCGGAGGCCGGCGGCCGCGACGCGGACGAAGCCGACGTGCTGGCGATGTACCGGCAGCTCAACGACGCAGGCAAGGCATCGCTGCACGCGTTTCTCGCCAGCTGCATCAGCACGGGCGCGATGGTGCAGGCGACGCCGGCGCGACGCGCGAAGCGCCTGCCGGAGAATCGCCGTGCGGCACTCGATCAGCGCACGGCGGAAAACGTCGAGCGCGCGATGGCCGAGGTCGAACGGCTGAAGTCCGAGCGCGCGGCGAAGCAACCGAAGAAGTAA
- a CDS encoding phage late control D family protein, translated as MSTLERKPGDAQARAGRVQPQADYRITLDGRDLSRLIAPNLISLSLSESRADEADMLDLVLDDARGTFAIPKRGASIKLSIGWVGEPLVDKGAFTVDEVEHGGAPDVITIRARSASMTKGMHERREKSWHRQTIGAIVRTIATRHGLTVAVDATLAATRIDHVDQTQESDMSFLTRLARRYDAVMTVKDKRLLFTPIGSGKTVSGKPLDVLALTRASGDQHRYHIAQRDDYTSVRAHYHSNGSARRLSVVVGDAKGKNVKVLPEDYATEAEARAAAQADYARTQRGQSTLSYTLALGRPELFPEMPVTVTGFKPEIDETPWLVKKATHTIGDGGFTTALELEVRDAPKQSGRTDKR; from the coding sequence ATGAGCACGCTGGAACGCAAGCCGGGCGACGCGCAGGCCCGCGCGGGCCGCGTGCAGCCGCAGGCCGACTATCGGATCACGCTCGACGGCCGCGACCTGTCGCGCCTGATCGCGCCCAACCTCATCAGCCTGTCGCTGTCGGAGTCGCGCGCGGACGAGGCCGACATGCTCGACCTGGTGCTCGACGACGCGCGCGGCACGTTCGCGATTCCGAAGCGCGGCGCGAGCATCAAGCTGTCGATCGGCTGGGTCGGCGAGCCGCTCGTCGACAAGGGCGCGTTCACGGTCGACGAGGTCGAGCACGGCGGCGCACCGGACGTCATCACGATCCGCGCGCGCTCGGCATCGATGACGAAGGGCATGCACGAGCGCCGCGAGAAAAGCTGGCACCGGCAGACGATCGGCGCGATCGTGCGCACCATCGCGACGCGCCACGGGCTCACGGTCGCCGTCGACGCCACGCTCGCCGCGACGCGGATCGACCATGTCGACCAGACGCAGGAATCCGACATGTCGTTCCTGACGCGCCTCGCCAGGCGCTACGACGCGGTGATGACCGTGAAGGACAAGCGCCTGCTGTTCACGCCGATCGGCAGCGGCAAGACCGTCAGCGGCAAGCCGCTCGACGTGCTGGCCCTCACCCGCGCGAGCGGCGACCAGCATCGCTACCACATCGCGCAGCGCGACGATTACACGTCGGTGCGCGCGCACTATCACTCGAACGGTAGCGCGCGGCGCCTGTCGGTGGTCGTCGGCGACGCAAAAGGCAAGAACGTCAAGGTGCTGCCCGAGGATTACGCGACGGAAGCCGAGGCCCGGGCGGCCGCGCAAGCCGACTATGCGCGCACGCAGCGCGGCCAGTCGACGCTGAGCTACACGCTCGCACTGGGCCGGCCCGAACTGTTTCCCGAAATGCCCGTCACCGTGACAGGGTTCAAGCCGGAAATCGACGAGACGCCGTGGCTCGTGAAGAAGGCCACGCATACGATCGGCGACGGCGGGTTCACGACCGCGCTCGAGCTCGAGGTACGAGATGCGCCGAAGCAGTCGGGTCGAACCGACAAGCGCTGA
- a CDS encoding phage tail protein: MMMSLDQFVFSLATTPYQELQRQRNWKHRTSSRIGVRDASQFTGAGDDTITLSGIVAPDNGIGEIASIEALARMGDAGDAYVLVDGNGNVYGAYVIDSLNETATYHTKEGIARKIAFTLTLKRVDDGVLAEPQQDDESGADEQ; this comes from the coding sequence ATGATGATGTCGCTCGACCAGTTCGTTTTCAGCCTGGCGACCACGCCGTACCAGGAGCTCCAGCGCCAGCGCAACTGGAAGCACCGCACCAGCTCGCGCATCGGCGTGCGCGATGCGAGCCAGTTCACCGGCGCCGGCGACGACACGATCACCCTGTCCGGTATCGTCGCCCCCGACAACGGCATCGGCGAGATCGCGTCGATCGAGGCGCTCGCCCGGATGGGCGACGCCGGCGATGCCTACGTGCTCGTCGACGGGAACGGCAACGTGTACGGCGCGTACGTGATCGACAGCCTCAACGAGACGGCCACGTATCACACGAAGGAAGGCATCGCGCGCAAGATCGCGTTCACGCTGACGCTCAAGCGCGTGGACGACGGCGTGCTGGCCGAGCCGCAGCAGGACGACGAAAGCGGAGCGGACGAGCAATGA
- a CDS encoding phage tail tape measure protein, with the protein MDNTTKLRVMFDMVDNMTKPLQMMLTGNKGLADSLRATRRELDDMAKTQKRIGEFREMRKGLATTASDLSAARARVDTLAQSLRATRSPSQQMISDFNKAQRAAENLASAHHYQAGRVQAMRTQLAGAGIDTRNLSRDERNLRATMASRASMIDAGVRGYDTRRQQQADARRARIDALRGVGEKWAKRGETVKGAGKNMLGMLSDPLDAAKQAESETLRMRAAGASADAVKFARAQQAPGLSTIDNLALMRESLTEFGGDEQHARVALPLLSSMKFANEALYGKEDAKKNVDQFMSMLKVIDLRGGTKSEAAFGAEANIVQKMQTATGGKVSGDEWNNFAESGGNAAKKLRTDAFYYQMQPLIEKLGGKSAGAGLAALSGSVLEGKASALAARRLAALGLVDPKGLTHRKNGAIAGLKPGALAGSDMLQASPFEWLEKVLLPRLAAKGITSPDKVKAELAKLFPDKAAGSLLTTMYDQREQIHDTERQSAAADGVTGMRAKAADSTAGRELVVLARLRDLKLEIGEKITPMYNAALDVTATVLEKIVKFVREHGTATRILATAFAGLGGVLTVVGTLASVFGNVLGSVNVLRFATSMVSAFRLVGQAFMVLGRLALANPVIAVISLIAAAAIYVWQNWDTLGPKFIALWETIKGAFGAAGDWITAKWDATVEWVKTAIGGIGDWFGDIGTRFQEIGASLVSGLVDGIKSRFVAVKETVGGLGSSMRDWAKEKLGIKASTTPDDATAGAPSLMARTAAALTTTAALVGPPAFAASPAIAAAAPLERYNLSLDYRAPLTAPAVAAASAAPASGPVTINIAPPPGADAAEIARMVRAELERAERAKASRAGSRLSD; encoded by the coding sequence ATGGACAACACCACGAAACTGCGCGTCATGTTCGACATGGTCGACAACATGACGAAGCCCCTGCAAATGATGCTGACCGGCAACAAGGGGCTGGCCGATTCGCTGCGGGCGACCCGCCGCGAGCTGGATGACATGGCGAAGACGCAGAAGCGCATCGGCGAGTTTCGCGAGATGCGCAAGGGCCTCGCCACGACGGCATCGGACCTCTCGGCGGCACGCGCACGCGTCGACACGCTCGCCCAGTCGCTGCGCGCGACCCGCTCGCCGTCGCAACAGATGATCAGCGACTTCAACAAGGCGCAACGCGCGGCCGAGAATCTGGCGTCCGCGCACCACTACCAGGCCGGCCGCGTACAAGCCATGCGCACCCAGCTCGCCGGCGCGGGCATCGACACGCGCAACCTGTCGCGGGACGAGCGCAACCTCCGCGCGACGATGGCGTCGCGTGCGTCGATGATCGACGCGGGGGTGCGCGGGTACGACACCCGGCGCCAGCAGCAAGCCGACGCCCGGCGCGCCAGGATCGACGCACTGCGCGGCGTCGGCGAGAAGTGGGCGAAGCGCGGCGAGACGGTCAAGGGCGCCGGCAAGAACATGCTCGGCATGCTGTCCGATCCGCTCGACGCCGCGAAGCAGGCCGAAAGCGAAACGCTGCGCATGCGTGCGGCGGGTGCGTCGGCCGACGCGGTGAAGTTCGCGCGCGCGCAGCAGGCCCCGGGGCTGTCGACCATCGACAACCTGGCGCTGATGCGCGAATCGCTGACCGAGTTCGGCGGCGACGAACAGCATGCGCGGGTCGCGCTGCCGTTGCTGTCCTCGATGAAATTCGCGAACGAGGCGCTGTACGGCAAGGAAGACGCGAAAAAGAACGTCGACCAGTTCATGAGCATGCTGAAGGTGATCGACCTGCGCGGCGGCACGAAGAGCGAAGCGGCGTTCGGCGCCGAAGCGAACATCGTGCAGAAGATGCAGACCGCGACCGGCGGCAAGGTCAGCGGCGACGAGTGGAACAACTTCGCCGAATCGGGCGGCAACGCGGCCAAGAAGTTGCGCACGGACGCGTTCTATTACCAGATGCAGCCGCTCATCGAAAAGCTGGGCGGCAAGTCGGCCGGCGCAGGCCTGGCCGCCCTGTCCGGCAGCGTGCTCGAGGGCAAGGCGTCCGCACTCGCCGCGCGACGGCTGGCGGCGCTCGGCCTCGTCGATCCGAAAGGGCTCACGCACCGGAAGAACGGTGCGATCGCCGGGCTCAAGCCGGGCGCGCTGGCAGGCAGCGACATGCTGCAGGCGTCGCCGTTCGAATGGCTCGAAAAGGTGCTGCTGCCGAGGCTCGCCGCCAAGGGCATCACGAGCCCCGACAAGGTCAAGGCCGAGTTGGCGAAACTGTTCCCCGACAAAGCCGCCGGAAGCCTGCTCACCACGATGTATGACCAGCGCGAGCAGATCCACGACACCGAGCGGCAGAGCGCCGCCGCCGACGGCGTCACCGGCATGCGGGCGAAGGCCGCGGATTCGACCGCGGGCCGCGAGCTCGTCGTCCTCGCGCGGTTGCGTGACCTGAAGCTCGAGATCGGCGAGAAGATCACGCCGATGTACAACGCGGCGCTGGACGTCACGGCCACCGTGCTCGAGAAGATCGTGAAGTTCGTGCGCGAACACGGCACGGCCACCCGCATCCTCGCCACGGCTTTCGCCGGGCTGGGCGGCGTACTCACGGTCGTCGGCACGCTGGCGAGCGTCTTCGGCAACGTGCTCGGATCGGTGAACGTGCTCCGCTTCGCGACGTCGATGGTCAGCGCGTTCAGGCTCGTCGGGCAGGCGTTCATGGTGCTTGGCCGGCTCGCGCTGGCGAATCCGGTGATCGCCGTGATCAGCCTGATTGCAGCGGCCGCCATCTACGTCTGGCAGAACTGGGACACGCTCGGCCCGAAGTTCATCGCGCTGTGGGAAACCATCAAGGGCGCGTTCGGCGCGGCCGGCGACTGGATCACCGCGAAATGGGACGCCACCGTCGAGTGGGTGAAGACCGCGATCGGCGGCATCGGCGACTGGTTCGGCGACATCGGCACGCGCTTCCAGGAAATCGGCGCCAGCCTGGTGTCGGGGCTCGTCGACGGCATCAAGAGCCGCTTCGTCGCGGTGAAGGAGACGGTCGGCGGCCTGGGCAGTTCGATGCGCGACTGGGCCAAGGAGAAACTCGGCATAAAGGCGTCGACCACGCCCGACGACGCCACGGCCGGCGCCCCGTCGCTCATGGCCCGCACCGCCGCCGCCCTCACGACCACCGCCGCGCTGGTCGGCCCGCCCGCGTTCGCCGCGAGCCCCGCGATCGCCGCCGCCGCCCCGCTCGAGCGCTACAACCTGTCGCTCGACTACCGTGCACCGCTCACGGCGCCGGCCGTCGCTGCCGCCAGCGCCGCGCCCGCGAGCGGCCCCGTCACCATCAACATCGCGCCGCCGCCCGGCGCCGATGCGGCGGAGATCGCCCGCATGGTGCGCGCCGAGCTCGAACGCGCCGAACGCGCGAAGGCGTCGCGCGCCGGCTCGCGCCTGTCCGATTGA
- a CDS encoding GpE family phage tail protein, protein MADIATVFGWTPPVMDAFSLAELMDWRERARVRAGAQ, encoded by the coding sequence ATGGCAGACATCGCGACGGTGTTCGGCTGGACACCGCCCGTGATGGATGCCTTCAGCCTGGCCGAGCTGATGGACTGGCGCGAGCGCGCCCGAGTACGCGCCGGCGCCCAATGA